The following are encoded together in the Humulus lupulus chromosome 5, drHumLupu1.1, whole genome shotgun sequence genome:
- the LOC133778682 gene encoding trehalase-like: MSASDLLLHTLSHTQNPLLLSSNDKPFPTNHVVQSSSLPGSDSGPVIPTTPLVSFLERVQETALQTFGKSNFDPKLYVDLSLKTDLTAAEAGFDRVRESGSVSVEDLREYVEEYFEGAGEDLVYSEAEDFVAEPEGFLPKVKNEEVRRWALEVHSLWKNLSRKVSGEARRRPELHTLLPLPEPVIVPGSRFREVYYWDSYWVIRGLLASKMYDTSKAIVSNLIYLIEEHGYVLNGARAYYTNRSQPPLLSAMVCEIYKRTKDLEFAQKSLPSLIKEYHFWNSGIHSVTIQVDEACDQNLSRYYAMWNKPRPESSTIDKESASKIANFAEKQHFYREIASAAESGWDFSTRWMRDHKDFTTLATTSILPVDLNAFILGMELNIAFLAKVTGDDTISEQFSKASLVRKKAMESVFWNGEMGQWFDYWLNRSSCEEAETWNVENQNQKIFASNFIPLWIETFRSDGFVVEKVMRSLQSSGLLCAYGIATSLTNSGEQWDFPNGWAPIQHMIIEGLAKSESKEARSMAEDIAVRWIRTNYVTYMRTQTMHEKYNVENCGDFGGGGEYVPQTGFGWSNGVVLALLEEFGWPEYLRIDI, translated from the exons ATGTCTGCTTCCGATCTTCTTCTTCACACACTCTCCCATACCCAAAACCCATTACTACTCTCCTCAAACGACAAACCTTTCCCGACGAATCACGTCGTACAATCCTCGTCGTTACCCGGTTCCGATTCCGGTCCGGTAATCCCCACAACCCCTCTGGTCAGCTTTCTAGAAAGGGTCCAAGAAACCGCACTCCAAACATTCGGAAAGTCAAACTTTGACCCGAAACTGTACGTGGATTTGTCGTTGAAGACTGATTTGACGGCCGCCGAGGCCGGGTTTGATCGGGTCAGGGAAAGCGGGTCGGTCTCGGTCGAGGATTTGAGGGAGTATGTAGAGGAGTACTTCGAGGGTGCAGGGGAGGATTTGGTGTACTCGGAAGCAGAGGATTTTGTGGCAGAGCCAGAAGGGTTCTTGCCTAAggtgaagaatgaagaagtgaGGAGGTGGGCATTGGAGGTTCATTCGCTTTGGAAGAATTTGAGCCGGAAAGTCTCCGGCGAGGCACGGCGGCGGCCGGAGTTGCATACTCTGCTACCTCTGCCTGAACCGGTCATCGTTCCCGGTTCAAGGTTCAGAGAGGTTTATTATTGGGATTCTTATTGGGTGATCag gGGATTACTAGCAAGTAAAATGTATGATACATCAAAAGCAATTGTGAGTAACCTCATTTATCTCATAGAAGAACATGGCTATGTACTCAATGGTGCAAGAGCCTATTACACAAATAGGAG CCAACCTCCTCTCCTTAGTGCTATGGTTTGTGAAATATACAAGAGGACTAAAGATCTAGAATTTGCTCAAAAATCTCTCCCTtctttaatcaaagaatatcattttTGGAACTCAG GTATACATAGTGTGACCATTCAAGTTGATGAAGCTTGTGATCAGAATTTAAGTAGATATTATGCTATGTGGAACAAACCCAGACCTGAGTCTTCAACCATT GACAAAGAATCTGCTTCAAAGATTGCAAATTTTGCTGAGAAGCAGCATTTTTATCGCGAAATAGCGTCAGCTGCTGAATCGGGATGGGATTTTAGCACGAGATGGATGAG GGACCACAAAGATTTTACTACACTGGCCACAACTTCAATCTTACCTGTGGATTTGAATGCTTTTATACTTGGG ATGGAACTGAATATTGCCTTCTTGGCAAAAGTTACAGGAGATGATACCATCTCTGAGCAGTTTTCAAAGGCTTCTCTAGTGAGAAAGAAGGCAATGGAATCTGTTTTCTGGAATGGTGAGATGGGACAATGGTTTGATTACTGGCTCAACCGAAGCTCCTGTGAG GAGGCTGAAACATGGAATGTTGAGAATCAGAACCAGAAAATATTTGCTTCCAACTTCATTCCCTTATGGATAGAGACGTTTCGTTCAG ATGGTTTTGTGGTAGAAAAAGTGATGAGAAGTCTTCAAAGTTCAGGTCTTCTTTGTGCCTATGGAATAGCAACTTCTCTGACAAACTCAGGAGAACAATG GGACTTTCCAAATGGGTGGGCTCCAATCCAACATATGATTATTGAAGGTTTGGCAAAATCAGAATCAAAAGAAGCAAGATCAATGGCTGAGGATATTGCTGTGAGGTGGATCAGAACTAATTATGTGACCTACATGAGAACACAAACTATGCATGAGAAATACAATGTGGAAAACTGTGGAGACTTTGGAGGTGGTGGTGAATATGTCCCCCAG ACTGGTTTTGGTTGGTCGAATGGAGTAGTATTGGCGTTGCTGGAAGAGTTTGGATGGCCTGAATACTTAAGGATCGACATTTGA
- the LOC133778684 gene encoding probable trehalase isoform X1, with the protein MLSRQPLYSFLFLIEIPFRFPIPTMETIPFLYLSLLLLLTVISTVSEASSSPSLCVSDSGPVRPTTPLLNFLQRLQETAFLTFGKTKFDPKLYVDLPLKYNLSDSEEGFDKLVRYSNGSVSVKDLRKYVENYFEGPGEDLVYREPEDFAPKPKGFLPKVKNEEVRSWALKVHSLWKNLSRQVSDEVSKQPELHTLIPLPNPVIIPGSRFREVYYWDSYWVIRGLLASKMYDTAKAIVNNLISLLEQYGHVLNGARAYYTNRSQPPLLSAMVSEIYKRTGSLEFAKKSLPALIKEHKFWTSGIHKVTIQDVEAHNHTLTRYYAMWNKPRPESSTLDKELASNISSFTEKQKFYREVASTAESGWDFSTRWMRHHVDFTTLATTSILPVDLNAFVLGMELDISFLAKVTGDYTISKRFLKASRVRKKAIESVFWNTKTGQWHDYWLSNSKCKVSQTWKARNQNQKVFASNFIPLWIESFHSDALLVDKVMRSLQKSGLVHSAGIATSLTNSGQQWDFPNGWAPIQHMIIEGLARSGLKEARSMATDIAVSWVRTNYVTFKKTKTMHEKYNVEKCGFFGGGGEYVPQTGFGWSNGVALALLEEFGWPEDLSIDC; encoded by the exons ATGTTATCACGTCAACCTTTATATTCATTCCTCTTCCTAATCGAGATACCGTTTCGTTTCCCCATTCCAACAATGGAGACCATTCCATTCCTTTACCTAtctttactactactactaaccgTCATCTCAACTGTCTCAGAAGCTTCATCCTCTCCATCACTGTGCGTTTCCGATTCCGGACCCGTAAGGCCCACAACCCCTTTACTCAACTTTCTACAGAGACTCCAGGAAACCGCATTCCTCACCTTCGGAAAGACCAAATTCGACCCAAAGCTCTACGTCGACTTGCCGTTGAAGTACAATCTGTCCGATTCCGAAGAGGGTTTTGATAAGCTCGTTAGGTACTCAAATGGGTCTGTTTCTGTTAAGGATTTGAGGAAGTATGTAGAGAATTACTTTGAGGGTCCAGGGGAGGATTTGGTGTATAGGGAGCCAGAGGATTTTGCCCCAAAGCCAAAGGGTTTTCTTCCAAAggtgaagaatgaagaagtgaGGAGTTGGGCATTGAAAGTTCATTCCCTTTGGAAGAATCTGAGTCGACAAGTTTCAGATGAGGTGAGTAAGCAGCCCGAGTTGCATACTCTGATTCCTCTCCCTAACCCGGTAATCATTCCCGGGTCACGGTTTAGAGAGGTCTATTATTGGGATTCTTATTGGGTAATCAG GGGATTACTAGCAAGTAAAATGTATGATACAGCAAAAGCAATTGTGAATAATCTCATTTCACTTCTAGAACAATATGGTCATGTTCTTAATGGTGCAAGGGCATATTACACTAATAGAAG TCAGCCTCCTCTCCTCAGTGCAATGGTCAGTGAAATATACAAGAGGACTGGAAGTTTGGAATTTGCTAAAAAATCTCTCCCTGCACTGATCAAAGAACACAAGTTCTGGACTTCAG ggATACATAAAGTGACCATTCAGGATGTTGAAGCTCATAATCATACTCTAACTCGATATTATGCAATGTGGAATAAACCAAGACCTGAATCTTCCACCCTT GACAAGGAACTTGCTTCCAATATCTCATCTTTTACTGAGAAACAGAAGTTTTACCGTGAGGTCGCATCAACTGCTGAGTCGGGATGGGATTTCAGTACAAGATGGATGAG GCACCATGTCGATTTTACAACATTGGCAACAACATCGATCTTACCAGTTGATTTAAATGCATTCGTACTTGGG ATGGAACTCGACATTTCCTTCTTGGCAAAGGTTACAGGAGATTACACCATCTCTAAGCGCTTCTTGAAAGCTTCTCGAGTTAGAAAGAAGGCAATAGAATCTGTTTTCTGGAATACAAAGACAGGACAATGGCATGACTATTGGCTCAGCAATAGCAAATGCAAG GTAAGTCAAACATGGAAAGCTAGGAACCAGAATCAGAAAGTATTTGCTTCAAATTTCATTCCTTTATGGATCGAGTCGTTCCACTCAG ATGCTCTACTGGTGGATAAAGTCATGAGAAGTCTTCAAAAATCAGGTCTTGTTCATTCTGCTGGTATTGCTACATCTCTCACAAATTCAGGACAACAGTG GGATTTTCCAAATGGCTGGGCTCCAATCCAACATATGATTATTGAAGGTTTGGCAAGGTCTGGATTGAAAGAAGCAAGGTCAATGGCAACTGATATTGCAGTGAGTTGGGTCAGAACCAATTATGTCACCTTCAAGAAGACAAAAACCATGCATGAAAAATACAATGTGGAGAAGTGTGGATTTTTTGGAGGTGGTGGTGAATATGTGCCTCAG ACTGGTTTTGGGTGGTCAAATGGAGTAGCATTGGCATTGTTGGAAGAGTTTGGATGGCCTGAAGACCTAAGCATTGACTGCTGA
- the LOC133778684 gene encoding trehalase-like isoform X2: MLSRQPLYSFLFLIEIPFRFPIPTMETIPFLYLSLLLLLTVISTVSEASSSPSLCVSDSGPVRPTTPLLNFLQRLQETAFLTFGKTKFDPKLYVDLPLKYNLSDSEEGFDKLVRYSNGSVSVKDLRKYVENYFEGPGEDLVYREPEDFAPKPKGFLPKVKNEEVRSWALKVHSLWKNLSRQVSDEVSKQPELHTLIPLPNPVIIPGSRFREVYYWDSYWVISQPPLLSAMVSEIYKRTGSLEFAKKSLPALIKEHKFWTSGIHKVTIQDVEAHNHTLTRYYAMWNKPRPESSTLDKELASNISSFTEKQKFYREVASTAESGWDFSTRWMRHHVDFTTLATTSILPVDLNAFVLGMELDISFLAKVTGDYTISKRFLKASRVRKKAIESVFWNTKTGQWHDYWLSNSKCKVSQTWKARNQNQKVFASNFIPLWIESFHSDALLVDKVMRSLQKSGLVHSAGIATSLTNSGQQWDFPNGWAPIQHMIIEGLARSGLKEARSMATDIAVSWVRTNYVTFKKTKTMHEKYNVEKCGFFGGGGEYVPQTGFGWSNGVALALLEEFGWPEDLSIDC, encoded by the exons ATGTTATCACGTCAACCTTTATATTCATTCCTCTTCCTAATCGAGATACCGTTTCGTTTCCCCATTCCAACAATGGAGACCATTCCATTCCTTTACCTAtctttactactactactaaccgTCATCTCAACTGTCTCAGAAGCTTCATCCTCTCCATCACTGTGCGTTTCCGATTCCGGACCCGTAAGGCCCACAACCCCTTTACTCAACTTTCTACAGAGACTCCAGGAAACCGCATTCCTCACCTTCGGAAAGACCAAATTCGACCCAAAGCTCTACGTCGACTTGCCGTTGAAGTACAATCTGTCCGATTCCGAAGAGGGTTTTGATAAGCTCGTTAGGTACTCAAATGGGTCTGTTTCTGTTAAGGATTTGAGGAAGTATGTAGAGAATTACTTTGAGGGTCCAGGGGAGGATTTGGTGTATAGGGAGCCAGAGGATTTTGCCCCAAAGCCAAAGGGTTTTCTTCCAAAggtgaagaatgaagaagtgaGGAGTTGGGCATTGAAAGTTCATTCCCTTTGGAAGAATCTGAGTCGACAAGTTTCAGATGAGGTGAGTAAGCAGCCCGAGTTGCATACTCTGATTCCTCTCCCTAACCCGGTAATCATTCCCGGGTCACGGTTTAGAGAGGTCTATTATTGGGATTCTTATTGGGTAATCAG TCAGCCTCCTCTCCTCAGTGCAATGGTCAGTGAAATATACAAGAGGACTGGAAGTTTGGAATTTGCTAAAAAATCTCTCCCTGCACTGATCAAAGAACACAAGTTCTGGACTTCAG ggATACATAAAGTGACCATTCAGGATGTTGAAGCTCATAATCATACTCTAACTCGATATTATGCAATGTGGAATAAACCAAGACCTGAATCTTCCACCCTT GACAAGGAACTTGCTTCCAATATCTCATCTTTTACTGAGAAACAGAAGTTTTACCGTGAGGTCGCATCAACTGCTGAGTCGGGATGGGATTTCAGTACAAGATGGATGAG GCACCATGTCGATTTTACAACATTGGCAACAACATCGATCTTACCAGTTGATTTAAATGCATTCGTACTTGGG ATGGAACTCGACATTTCCTTCTTGGCAAAGGTTACAGGAGATTACACCATCTCTAAGCGCTTCTTGAAAGCTTCTCGAGTTAGAAAGAAGGCAATAGAATCTGTTTTCTGGAATACAAAGACAGGACAATGGCATGACTATTGGCTCAGCAATAGCAAATGCAAG GTAAGTCAAACATGGAAAGCTAGGAACCAGAATCAGAAAGTATTTGCTTCAAATTTCATTCCTTTATGGATCGAGTCGTTCCACTCAG ATGCTCTACTGGTGGATAAAGTCATGAGAAGTCTTCAAAAATCAGGTCTTGTTCATTCTGCTGGTATTGCTACATCTCTCACAAATTCAGGACAACAGTG GGATTTTCCAAATGGCTGGGCTCCAATCCAACATATGATTATTGAAGGTTTGGCAAGGTCTGGATTGAAAGAAGCAAGGTCAATGGCAACTGATATTGCAGTGAGTTGGGTCAGAACCAATTATGTCACCTTCAAGAAGACAAAAACCATGCATGAAAAATACAATGTGGAGAAGTGTGGATTTTTTGGAGGTGGTGGTGAATATGTGCCTCAG ACTGGTTTTGGGTGGTCAAATGGAGTAGCATTGGCATTGTTGGAAGAGTTTGGATGGCCTGAAGACCTAAGCATTGACTGCTGA
- the LOC133778684 gene encoding trehalase-like isoform X4, translating to MLSRQPLYSFLFLIEIPFRFPIPTMETIPFLYLSLLLLLTVISTVSEASSSPSLCVSDSGPVRPTTPLLNFLQRLQETAFLTFGKTKFDPKLYVDLPLKYNLSDSEEGFDKLVRYSNGSVSVKDLRKYVENYFEGPGEDLVYREPEDFAPKPKGFLPKVKNEEVRSWALKVHSLWKNLSRQVSDEVSKQPELHTLIPLPNPVIIPGSRFREVYYWDSYWVIRGLLASKMYDTAKAIVNNLISLLEQYGHVLNGARAYYTNRSQPPLLSAMVSEIYKRTGSLEFAKKSLPALIKEHKFWTSGIHKVTIQDVEAHNHTLTRYYAMWNKPRPESSTLDKELASNISSFTEKQKFYREVASTAESGWDFSTRWMRHHVDFTTLATTSILPVDLNAFVLGMELDISFLAKVTGDYTISKRFLKASRVRKKAIESVFWNTKTGQWHDYWLSNSKCKVSQTWKARNQNQKVFASNFIPLWIESFHSGIFQMAGLQSNI from the exons ATGTTATCACGTCAACCTTTATATTCATTCCTCTTCCTAATCGAGATACCGTTTCGTTTCCCCATTCCAACAATGGAGACCATTCCATTCCTTTACCTAtctttactactactactaaccgTCATCTCAACTGTCTCAGAAGCTTCATCCTCTCCATCACTGTGCGTTTCCGATTCCGGACCCGTAAGGCCCACAACCCCTTTACTCAACTTTCTACAGAGACTCCAGGAAACCGCATTCCTCACCTTCGGAAAGACCAAATTCGACCCAAAGCTCTACGTCGACTTGCCGTTGAAGTACAATCTGTCCGATTCCGAAGAGGGTTTTGATAAGCTCGTTAGGTACTCAAATGGGTCTGTTTCTGTTAAGGATTTGAGGAAGTATGTAGAGAATTACTTTGAGGGTCCAGGGGAGGATTTGGTGTATAGGGAGCCAGAGGATTTTGCCCCAAAGCCAAAGGGTTTTCTTCCAAAggtgaagaatgaagaagtgaGGAGTTGGGCATTGAAAGTTCATTCCCTTTGGAAGAATCTGAGTCGACAAGTTTCAGATGAGGTGAGTAAGCAGCCCGAGTTGCATACTCTGATTCCTCTCCCTAACCCGGTAATCATTCCCGGGTCACGGTTTAGAGAGGTCTATTATTGGGATTCTTATTGGGTAATCAG GGGATTACTAGCAAGTAAAATGTATGATACAGCAAAAGCAATTGTGAATAATCTCATTTCACTTCTAGAACAATATGGTCATGTTCTTAATGGTGCAAGGGCATATTACACTAATAGAAG TCAGCCTCCTCTCCTCAGTGCAATGGTCAGTGAAATATACAAGAGGACTGGAAGTTTGGAATTTGCTAAAAAATCTCTCCCTGCACTGATCAAAGAACACAAGTTCTGGACTTCAG ggATACATAAAGTGACCATTCAGGATGTTGAAGCTCATAATCATACTCTAACTCGATATTATGCAATGTGGAATAAACCAAGACCTGAATCTTCCACCCTT GACAAGGAACTTGCTTCCAATATCTCATCTTTTACTGAGAAACAGAAGTTTTACCGTGAGGTCGCATCAACTGCTGAGTCGGGATGGGATTTCAGTACAAGATGGATGAG GCACCATGTCGATTTTACAACATTGGCAACAACATCGATCTTACCAGTTGATTTAAATGCATTCGTACTTGGG ATGGAACTCGACATTTCCTTCTTGGCAAAGGTTACAGGAGATTACACCATCTCTAAGCGCTTCTTGAAAGCTTCTCGAGTTAGAAAGAAGGCAATAGAATCTGTTTTCTGGAATACAAAGACAGGACAATGGCATGACTATTGGCTCAGCAATAGCAAATGCAAG GTAAGTCAAACATGGAAAGCTAGGAACCAGAATCAGAAAGTATTTGCTTCAAATTTCATTCCTTTATGGATCGAGTCGTTCCACTCAG GGATTTTCCAAATGGCTGGGCTCCAATCCAACATATGA
- the LOC133778684 gene encoding trehalase-like isoform X3 — MLSRQPLYSFLFLIEIPFRFPIPTMETIPFLYLSLLLLLTVISTVSEASSSPSLCVSDSGPVRPTTPLLNFLQRLQETAFLTFGKTKFDPKLYVDLPLKYNLSDSEEGFDKLVRYSNGSVSVKDLRKYVENYFEGPGEDLVYREPEDFAPKPKGFLPKVKNEEVRSWALKVHSLWKNLSRQVSDEVSKQPELHTLIPLPNPVIIPGSRFREVYYWDSYWVIRGLLASKMYDTAKAIVNNLISLLEQYGHVLNGARAYYTNRSQPPLLSAMVSEIYKRTGSLEFAKKSLPALIKEHKFWTSGIHKVTIQDVEAHNHTLTRYYAMWNKPRPESSTLDKELASNISSFTEKQKFYREVASTAESGWDFSTRWMRHHVDFTTLATTSILPVDLNAFVLGMELDISFLAKVTGDYTISKRFLKASRVRKKAIESVFWNTKTGQWHDYWLSNSKCKVSQTWKARNQNQKVFASNFIPLWIESFHSDALLVDKVMRSLQKSGLVHSAGIFQMAGLQSNI, encoded by the exons ATGTTATCACGTCAACCTTTATATTCATTCCTCTTCCTAATCGAGATACCGTTTCGTTTCCCCATTCCAACAATGGAGACCATTCCATTCCTTTACCTAtctttactactactactaaccgTCATCTCAACTGTCTCAGAAGCTTCATCCTCTCCATCACTGTGCGTTTCCGATTCCGGACCCGTAAGGCCCACAACCCCTTTACTCAACTTTCTACAGAGACTCCAGGAAACCGCATTCCTCACCTTCGGAAAGACCAAATTCGACCCAAAGCTCTACGTCGACTTGCCGTTGAAGTACAATCTGTCCGATTCCGAAGAGGGTTTTGATAAGCTCGTTAGGTACTCAAATGGGTCTGTTTCTGTTAAGGATTTGAGGAAGTATGTAGAGAATTACTTTGAGGGTCCAGGGGAGGATTTGGTGTATAGGGAGCCAGAGGATTTTGCCCCAAAGCCAAAGGGTTTTCTTCCAAAggtgaagaatgaagaagtgaGGAGTTGGGCATTGAAAGTTCATTCCCTTTGGAAGAATCTGAGTCGACAAGTTTCAGATGAGGTGAGTAAGCAGCCCGAGTTGCATACTCTGATTCCTCTCCCTAACCCGGTAATCATTCCCGGGTCACGGTTTAGAGAGGTCTATTATTGGGATTCTTATTGGGTAATCAG GGGATTACTAGCAAGTAAAATGTATGATACAGCAAAAGCAATTGTGAATAATCTCATTTCACTTCTAGAACAATATGGTCATGTTCTTAATGGTGCAAGGGCATATTACACTAATAGAAG TCAGCCTCCTCTCCTCAGTGCAATGGTCAGTGAAATATACAAGAGGACTGGAAGTTTGGAATTTGCTAAAAAATCTCTCCCTGCACTGATCAAAGAACACAAGTTCTGGACTTCAG ggATACATAAAGTGACCATTCAGGATGTTGAAGCTCATAATCATACTCTAACTCGATATTATGCAATGTGGAATAAACCAAGACCTGAATCTTCCACCCTT GACAAGGAACTTGCTTCCAATATCTCATCTTTTACTGAGAAACAGAAGTTTTACCGTGAGGTCGCATCAACTGCTGAGTCGGGATGGGATTTCAGTACAAGATGGATGAG GCACCATGTCGATTTTACAACATTGGCAACAACATCGATCTTACCAGTTGATTTAAATGCATTCGTACTTGGG ATGGAACTCGACATTTCCTTCTTGGCAAAGGTTACAGGAGATTACACCATCTCTAAGCGCTTCTTGAAAGCTTCTCGAGTTAGAAAGAAGGCAATAGAATCTGTTTTCTGGAATACAAAGACAGGACAATGGCATGACTATTGGCTCAGCAATAGCAAATGCAAG GTAAGTCAAACATGGAAAGCTAGGAACCAGAATCAGAAAGTATTTGCTTCAAATTTCATTCCTTTATGGATCGAGTCGTTCCACTCAG ATGCTCTACTGGTGGATAAAGTCATGAGAAGTCTTCAAAAATCAGGTCTTGTTCATTCTGCTG GGATTTTCCAAATGGCTGGGCTCCAATCCAACATATGA